The Diaphorobacter ruginosibacter genome contains a region encoding:
- a CDS encoding heavy-metal-associated domain-containing protein, with protein MKYTFQVQGMTCGHCERAVVHAVREVDADALVKVDLPTGQVTVESDKSRDALANAIQEEGYKVAA; from the coding sequence ATGAAATACACATTCCAGGTTCAAGGCATGACCTGCGGCCATTGCGAACGCGCCGTGGTGCATGCAGTGCGTGAAGTCGATGCCGATGCGCTCGTCAAGGTCGACCTGCCCACCGGCCAGGTCACCGTGGAGAGCGACAAGTCGCGCGATGCGCTGGCCAACGCCATTCAGGAAGAAGGCTACAAAGTCGCGGCATGA
- a CDS encoding nucleoside recognition domain-containing protein, whose translation MALNWVWIGFFIAAFVTALWRWFTGDDGIFQALLTAMFDGARSGFEISLGLAGIMCLWLGLMRVGEKAGMIELLARVASPLLTRLFPGVPDGHPAQGAMTMNISANLLGLDNAATPLGLKAMRELQSLNTERPDTASNAQIMFVVMNTAGLTLIPTSVIAIRQSVALKQGLGAGFNAADIFLPTLIVTFISLLAGVMAVAVCQRLPLWRAKLLVPVLVLGGLMAALVTALARLPAEQAARITGAVGAGVILGIVMLFIVVGAWKRVNVYDAFIDGAKEGFGVAIQIVPYLIAILVAIGVFRASGCMNAVLAAIGALVSGAGLDTDFLPALPVGLMKVLSGAGARGLMIDVLQTYGVDSFAGRLAAIVQGSTETTFYVLAVYFGSVGVRHARHALACALIADAVGLVAAIGVGYLMLR comes from the coding sequence ATGGCACTCAACTGGGTCTGGATCGGCTTCTTCATTGCAGCCTTCGTCACCGCACTCTGGCGGTGGTTCACGGGCGACGACGGCATCTTTCAGGCATTGCTCACCGCAATGTTCGACGGTGCGCGTTCGGGCTTCGAGATTTCGCTGGGCCTCGCCGGCATCATGTGCCTGTGGCTCGGGCTGATGCGCGTGGGCGAGAAGGCCGGCATGATCGAGCTGCTCGCGCGCGTCGCCAGCCCGCTGCTCACGCGGCTGTTTCCCGGCGTACCCGACGGCCATCCGGCCCAGGGGGCGATGACCATGAACATCTCGGCCAACCTGCTCGGCCTGGACAACGCGGCCACTCCGCTCGGACTCAAGGCCATGCGTGAGCTGCAGTCGCTCAACACCGAGCGGCCCGATACCGCGAGCAACGCGCAGATCATGTTCGTGGTGATGAACACGGCAGGCCTCACGCTGATTCCCACCTCGGTGATCGCCATCCGGCAGAGCGTGGCGCTCAAGCAGGGCCTGGGCGCGGGCTTCAATGCGGCCGACATCTTCCTGCCCACGCTCATCGTCACCTTCATCTCGCTGCTCGCGGGTGTGATGGCCGTTGCAGTCTGCCAGCGCCTGCCCCTGTGGCGCGCGAAGCTGCTGGTGCCGGTGCTGGTGCTTGGCGGCCTGATGGCGGCGCTGGTCACGGCCCTCGCGCGATTGCCCGCCGAACAGGCTGCGCGCATCACCGGAGCCGTCGGCGCCGGAGTCATTCTCGGCATCGTGATGCTGTTCATCGTGGTGGGGGCCTGGAAAAGGGTGAATGTGTACGACGCCTTCATCGATGGAGCCAAGGAAGGTTTCGGCGTGGCGATTCAGATCGTTCCGTACCTGATCGCGATCCTGGTGGCGATCGGCGTATTCCGTGCCTCAGGCTGCATGAACGCGGTGCTGGCCGCCATCGGTGCACTAGTGAGCGGGGCGGGGCTGGATACCGATTTCCTGCCGGCCCTGCCGGTGGGCCTGATGAAGGTTCTCTCAGGCGCGGGTGCGCGCGGACTGATGATCGACGTGCTGCAGACCTATGGCGTGGATTCGTTTGCGGGCCGCCTCGCCGCCATCGTGCAGGGATCGACGGAGACGACGTTCTACGTGCTGGCGGTGTATTTCGGCAGCGTGGGCGTACGCCACGCACGCCATGCCCTGGCCTGTGCACTGATTGCGGACGCTGTGGGGCTCGTGGCGGCTATCGGGGTGGGCTACCTCATGCTGCGCTGA
- the cueR gene encoding Cu(I)-responsive transcriptional regulator — translation MTTTSAPRSPAVRTPPVRWPVAIGVAAERAGVSARMVRHYESLGLLPGVSRTDSGYRQYNEADVHTLRFIRRSRDLGFSMEEIATLLGLWKDKERASAEVKKVAQAHILNLSERIVAMQDIQRSLQTLVHCCHGDERPDCPILEELASEQIAHPRSHSEPAP, via the coding sequence ATGACCACCACGTCCGCCCCGAGATCCCCCGCCGTCCGGACACCGCCCGTGCGCTGGCCCGTGGCGATCGGCGTGGCGGCCGAACGCGCCGGTGTCTCGGCGCGCATGGTGCGCCACTATGAGTCGCTCGGCCTGCTGCCGGGCGTCTCGCGCACCGACAGCGGCTATCGGCAATACAACGAGGCCGACGTGCACACGCTGCGCTTCATACGCCGCTCGCGTGATCTCGGTTTCTCGATGGAGGAAATCGCCACGCTGCTCGGCCTGTGGAAAGACAAGGAGCGCGCAAGCGCGGAGGTCAAGAAAGTGGCCCAGGCCCATATCCTCAACCTGTCCGAACGCATTGTGGCGATGCAGGACATCCAGCGCAGCCTGCAGACACTGGTGCATTGCTGCCATGGCGACGAGCGGCCGGACTGTCCGATCCTCGAAGAGCTGGCCAGCGAACAAATCGCGCATCCGCGGAGCCATTCCGAGCCTGCGCCCTGA
- a CDS encoding heavy metal translocating P-type ATPase: protein MNNTATTPTPVSVVDLGIGGMTCASCVGRVERALRKVPGVQDATVNLATERAHITLGDAATQADIDAILRRAVRNAGYEPRSVAEQEASEESKSPWAGFMPVAIGLLLSAPLVLPMFGDLFGQHWMLPAWAQFLLAAPVQFILGARFYKAGWHAARALSGNMDLLVAIGTSAGFGLSLWLWLTAHPGHTPHLYFEASAVVITLVLLGKWLEARAKRQTTAAIRALHALRPDVAHLMGRDGEVDVPIAEVMAGDKLVVRPGERVPVDGVVVEGHTQVDESMLTGEPLPVVREAGSQLTGGSINGDGRIVMQVSAVGSETVLARIIRLVEDAQAAKAPIQRTVDKVSAIFVPVVLVIALLTFLGWMAYGAGVEAALIHAVAVLVIACPCALGLATPAAIMAGTGVAAKNGILIKDAEALELAHRVDTVAFDKTGTLTVGQPRLIAFHVEPSAAELADQSAVLAAVASVQSGSEHPLARAVVAAAKERGVAIPEPDGVRAVPGRGTEGEVAGRSYLIGSLRWMQELNVDLGALAAQATDLQEKGATVSAVAERRTSGLVAISLLAFGDEPKPGAMEALAELKAQGVRCVMISGDNKGAAYAMARRLGLDPDRGEVMAEVLPGDKAAAVKQLQQGGHVVAMVGDGVNDAPALAAADVGMAMGNGTDVAMHAAGITLMRGDPKLVAAALDISHRTVRKIRQNLFWAFAYNVAGIPLAALGFLSPVVAGAAMALSSVSVMTNALLLKRWRIREEGSSSDRAR, encoded by the coding sequence ATGAACAACACTGCAACCACCCCAACTCCTGTTTCGGTAGTCGATCTCGGCATCGGCGGCATGACCTGCGCGAGCTGCGTGGGGCGCGTCGAGCGTGCGCTGCGCAAGGTTCCAGGCGTGCAGGACGCCACGGTGAACCTGGCCACCGAGCGTGCACACATCACGCTCGGCGATGCAGCGACGCAGGCCGATATCGATGCGATCCTGCGCCGCGCGGTGCGCAATGCGGGCTACGAGCCGCGCTCCGTGGCGGAGCAGGAAGCGAGCGAGGAATCGAAGTCGCCCTGGGCGGGCTTCATGCCGGTCGCGATCGGCCTGCTGTTGTCCGCGCCGCTGGTGCTGCCGATGTTCGGCGACCTGTTCGGCCAGCACTGGATGCTGCCAGCCTGGGCGCAGTTCCTGCTGGCCGCGCCCGTGCAGTTCATCCTGGGTGCGCGCTTCTACAAGGCGGGCTGGCATGCGGCCCGGGCGCTGTCGGGCAACATGGACCTGCTGGTGGCGATCGGCACCAGCGCGGGCTTCGGGCTGTCCTTGTGGCTGTGGCTCACCGCGCATCCGGGCCACACGCCGCACCTGTACTTCGAGGCCTCGGCGGTGGTGATCACGCTGGTGCTGCTGGGCAAGTGGCTGGAGGCCCGGGCCAAGCGGCAGACCACGGCGGCCATCCGCGCGCTGCATGCGCTGCGGCCCGATGTGGCCCACCTGATGGGGCGCGACGGTGAAGTGGACGTGCCGATCGCCGAGGTGATGGCGGGCGACAAGCTGGTGGTGCGCCCCGGCGAGCGCGTGCCGGTGGACGGAGTGGTCGTCGAGGGTCATACGCAGGTCGATGAATCGATGCTGACCGGCGAGCCGCTGCCGGTGGTGCGCGAGGCCGGGTCACAGCTCACGGGGGGCTCGATCAACGGCGACGGCCGCATCGTGATGCAGGTCTCGGCCGTGGGCTCGGAGACCGTGCTGGCGCGGATCATCCGCCTGGTGGAGGATGCGCAGGCGGCCAAGGCCCCGATCCAGCGCACCGTGGACAAGGTGTCGGCCATCTTCGTGCCCGTGGTGCTGGTGATCGCCTTGCTCACCTTCCTTGGCTGGATGGCCTACGGCGCCGGCGTGGAGGCCGCTCTGATCCATGCGGTGGCGGTGCTGGTGATCGCCTGTCCCTGTGCGCTGGGCCTGGCGACCCCCGCGGCGATCATGGCCGGCACCGGCGTGGCCGCGAAGAACGGCATTCTGATCAAGGACGCCGAGGCGCTGGAGCTGGCCCACCGTGTCGATACCGTGGCTTTCGACAAGACAGGCACGCTGACCGTGGGCCAGCCCAGGCTGATCGCGTTTCACGTGGAACCATCGGCCGCTGAGTTGGCCGATCAGTCCGCCGTCCTTGCCGCGGTGGCGAGTGTGCAGAGCGGCAGCGAGCACCCGCTGGCGCGAGCCGTGGTGGCGGCTGCCAAGGAGCGTGGCGTGGCGATTCCCGAGCCCGATGGCGTGCGCGCCGTGCCCGGCCGCGGCACGGAAGGCGAGGTGGCGGGAAGGAGCTACCTGATCGGCAGCCTGCGCTGGATGCAGGAGCTGAATGTCGACCTGGGGGCATTGGCGGCCCAGGCGACCGATCTGCAGGAAAAGGGTGCCACGGTGTCCGCGGTCGCCGAGCGACGCACGAGTGGGCTGGTGGCGATCTCCCTGCTGGCGTTTGGCGACGAACCCAAGCCCGGAGCGATGGAGGCGCTGGCCGAGCTCAAGGCCCAGGGTGTGCGCTGCGTGATGATTTCGGGCGACAACAAGGGGGCCGCCTATGCCATGGCGCGGCGCCTGGGGCTCGACCCCGATCGGGGCGAGGTCATGGCCGAGGTGCTGCCGGGAGACAAGGCGGCCGCGGTGAAGCAGCTCCAGCAGGGCGGCCATGTGGTCGCGATGGTGGGGGATGGCGTGAACGACGCGCCCGCGCTCGCTGCGGCAGACGTGGGCATGGCCATGGGCAATGGCACGGACGTGGCGATGCATGCGGCCGGTATCACGCTGATGCGCGGCGATCCCAAGCTCGTCGCGGCGGCGCTCGACATCTCGCATCGCACGGTGCGCAAGATCCGCCAGAACCTGTTCTGGGCGTTTGCGTACAACGTGGCCGGCATTCCCCTGGCGGCCCTGGGCTTCCTGAGCCCGGTGGTGGCGGGCGCCGCGATGGCGTTGAGCTCGGTCAGCGTGATGACCAATGCACTGCTGCTCAAGCGCTGGCGGATCCGGGAAGAGGGCTCGTCGTCGGATCGGGCGCGGTGA
- a CDS encoding DUF3297 family protein, whose translation MAPFPEPRDQKTVTDTANNQPALPDRLSIDPRSPHHKPEFFEHDIGITFNGKERFDVEEYCVSEGWIKVPAGKTLDRKGRPLLITLKGKVEAFIKPAPSAA comes from the coding sequence ATGGCGCCTTTCCCAGAACCAAGAGATCAGAAAACCGTGACCGATACCGCGAACAACCAGCCCGCATTGCCCGATCGCCTGTCCATCGACCCCCGCAGCCCGCACCACAAGCCGGAGTTCTTCGAGCACGACATCGGCATCACCTTCAACGGCAAGGAGCGCTTCGACGTGGAGGAGTACTGTGTGAGCGAGGGCTGGATCAAGGTTCCCGCGGGCAAGACGCTGGACCGCAAGGGGCGCCCGCTGCTCATCACGCTCAAGGGCAAGGTCGAGGCCTTCATCAAGCCGGCACCTTCGGCAGCCTGA